The genomic region TGGTGGTGAAGTTATTTGTTACGTATACTAATAAAAAGACTAAGCAATGTCAAGAATAGGAAAAAGTCCAATTGCAATTCCAGCTGGAGTAACTGTAGAAGTTAAAGATGCTGTAATTACAGTAAAAGGAAAATTAGGAGAACTTTCTCAAGAGTTTTCAGATGTGTCTGTTAAAGTTGAGGAAGGACAAGTAATCGTGGAAAGATCTTCTGATGCAAAAGAACAACGATCTAAACACGGTTTATACAGAGCTCTAATCAATAACATGATTGTTGGTGTAGCTGAAGGTTTTACTAAAGAATTAGAATTAGTTGGAGTAGGATACAGAGCTTCTAACCAAGGTCAAAAATTGGATGTCGCTTTAGGTTTTTCGCACAACATCGTTCTTGAAATTGTTTCTGAAGTAAAAGTTGAAACAGTTTCTGAGAAAGGTAAAAACCCAATCATTAAGTTATCTTCATATGACAAACAACTATTAGGACAAGTAGCGGCTAAAATCCGTTCTTTCCGTAAGCCTGAGCCTTACAAAGGAAAAGGTGTGAAGTTTGTAGGTGAAGTATTAAGAAGAAAAGCAGGTAA from Flavobacterium sp. WV_118_3 harbors:
- the rplF gene encoding 50S ribosomal protein L6, giving the protein MSRIGKSPIAIPAGVTVEVKDAVITVKGKLGELSQEFSDVSVKVEEGQVIVERSSDAKEQRSKHGLYRALINNMIVGVAEGFTKELELVGVGYRASNQGQKLDVALGFSHNIVLEIVSEVKVETVSEKGKNPIIKLSSYDKQLLGQVAAKIRSFRKPEPYKGKGVKFVGEVLRRKAGKSA